A single region of the Chloroflexota bacterium genome encodes:
- a CDS encoding MBL fold metallo-hydrolase, translated as MAGDAEQLSPLVARVLAPNPSPMTLTGTNTYLVGRAEVAVIDPGPDLPEHVEAIVENLRRLGKPAIALVTHHHDDHLPAARRLRERLGMPIAGHPDLPGVDHPLGHGTRMEFADASLTALHTPGHTWDHVCFLLEPERCVFTGDLVAGTGSLVVGPGQGELAASLTSLQLLADLTPMVLYPGHGPVVADGPGKLAEYIEHRAERERQVLDALAHGVALIPAMVERIYPGLAPALHGHAGRNLQAHLFKLEDEGRARVDDERWSLTDLAAHHAR; from the coding sequence ATGGCCGGTGACGCCGAGCAGTTGTCGCCGCTGGTGGCGCGCGTGCTGGCCCCCAATCCGTCGCCCATGACGCTGACCGGCACCAACACCTACCTGGTCGGTCGGGCCGAGGTGGCGGTGATCGATCCCGGTCCGGACCTCCCCGAGCACGTCGAAGCGATTGTCGAGAACCTCCGACGCCTGGGCAAGCCGGCCATCGCGCTGGTCACCCACCATCACGACGATCATCTGCCGGCCGCTCGCCGCCTCCGCGAGCGGCTCGGGATGCCGATTGCCGGCCACCCGGACCTGCCGGGCGTCGATCATCCGCTCGGGCACGGCACGCGGATGGAGTTCGCGGATGCCTCGCTGACGGCGCTCCACACACCCGGGCACACCTGGGATCACGTCTGTTTCCTGCTCGAACCGGAGCGCTGCGTGTTCACGGGCGACCTCGTCGCCGGGACAGGGAGCCTGGTGGTCGGGCCGGGACAGGGCGAGCTGGCGGCCTCGCTCACCTCGCTCCAACTGCTGGCCGATCTGACGCCGATGGTGCTCTATCCAGGGCACGGACCGGTCGTCGCAGACGGCCCCGGCAAGCTGGCCGAGTACATCGAGCATCGAGCCGAGCGCGAGCGGCAGGTACTGGACGCCCTCGCGCACGGCGTTGCGCTCATCCCAGCTATGGTGGAACGGATCTATCCTGGCCTTGCGCCCGCGCTCCACGGCCACGCCGGCCGGAACCTGCAGGCCCACCTGTTCAAGCTGGAGGACGAGGGCCGCGCTCGGGTTGACGACGAGCGCTGGAGCCTGACGGACCTGGCCGCCCACCATGCTCGATAG
- a CDS encoding Rieske (2Fe-2S) protein codes for MSRAPRYVPVGPADALADGQRREYVVEGRELVVVRLDGAWFALTNRCPHQGGPLGRGRLEQGQLVCPWHQWRFDPRTGRSCWPEGYTRVAQYAVKVEDGQILVDLG; via the coding sequence GTGAGCCGGGCGCCGCGCTATGTGCCGGTCGGGCCAGCCGATGCCCTCGCAGATGGCCAGCGCCGTGAGTACGTGGTCGAAGGCCGCGAGCTGGTGGTCGTACGGCTGGACGGCGCGTGGTTCGCCCTGACGAACCGCTGCCCGCATCAGGGCGGCCCACTCGGGCGGGGGCGGCTGGAGCAGGGACAACTGGTCTGCCCGTGGCATCAGTGGCGGTTCGACCCGCGCACGGGCCGCTCCTGCTGGCCCGAAGGGTACACCCGTGTCGCCCAGTACGCCGTGAAGGTCGAAGATGGACAGATCCTCGTCGACCTGGGCTGA